Sequence from the Piscinibacter sp. HJYY11 genome:
AGCTGCTCGTCCATGTTGGCCTGGATCAGGTGCATCGGCACGTGGCCCGGGCCTTCGATCATGGTCTGCACGTCGTGCTGCCACGCGATCTGCGTCAGCTCGCCGAGGGTGCGCAGCTCGGCGAACTGGGCCTCGTCGTTCGCATCGGCGCCACTGCCGGGGCGCAGGCCGTCGCCGAGCGAGAAGCTCACGTCGTAGGCCTTCATGATCTCGCAGATTTCCTCGAAGTGCGTGTAGAGGAAGTTCTCCTGGTGATGCGTGATGCACCACTTGGCGAGGATGGAGCCGCCGCGCGAGACGATGCCGGTGCGGCGCTTCGTCGTGAGGTGGATGAAGGGCAGGCGCAGGCCGGCGTGGATGGTGAAGTAGTCGACGCCCTGCTCGGCCTGCTCGATCAGCGTGTCGCGGAAGATGGCCCACGAGAGCTCCTCGGCCACGCCGCCCACCTTCTCGAGTGCCTGGTACAGCGGCACGGTGCCGATGGGCACCGGCGAGTTGCGCAGGATCCAGTCGCGCGTGGTGTGGATGTGGCGGCCGGTGGAGAGGTCCATCACCGTGTCGGCGCCCCAGCGGGTCGACCACACGAGTTTTTCCACTTCCTCTTCGATGCTCGAGGTGACGGCCGAGTTGCCGATGTTGGCGTTGACCTTGACCCTGAAATGTCGGCCGAGGATGGTCGGCTCGAGCTCCGGGTGGTTGATGTTGGCGGGGATGATGGCGCGGCCGCGCGCCACCTCGTCGCGCACGAACTCGGGCGTGATCTCGGCGGGCATGCGCGTGCCGAGGGCATTGCCCGCGAGGCGCTGTTCGCGCGCTGCATCGCCCAGGTACTCGCGCGTCCACTCGCGCCGGTCGTTCTCGCGGATGGCGACGAACTCCATCTCCGGCGTGATGATCCCGCGGCGCGCGTAGTGCATCTGCGTGACGTTGGCGCCGCTCTTCGCGCGGCGCGGCGTGCGCTGCAACGCAGCGGCTTCGGCCTGCAATCGGGCGAGCTGTGTGTCGGCGCTCTCATGGCGCAGGCCGTCGTCGCGGGCGGAGTAGGTGCGGCCGTGGTACGGCTCGGTGTCGCCGCGCGCTTCAATCCATGCGGCGCGTGGCGTGGGCAGCCCCTTTCTCACGTCGAAGGCGACGGTGGGGTCGGTGCAGGGGCCGGAGGTGTCGTCCACGATCACGCGCTCGCCGTTGCTGA
This genomic interval carries:
- the thiC gene encoding phosphomethylpyrimidine synthase ThiC; its protein translation is MTTPSPADFHERLALAREPFASSRKVHLEGPLTGVRVPMREISLSNGERVIVDDTSGPCTDPTVAFDVRKGLPTPRAAWIEARGDTEPYHGRTYSARDDGLRHESADTQLARLQAEAAALQRTPRRAKSGANVTQMHYARRGIITPEMEFVAIRENDRREWTREYLGDAAREQRLAGNALGTRMPAEITPEFVRDEVARGRAIIPANINHPELEPTILGRHFRVKVNANIGNSAVTSSIEEEVEKLVWSTRWGADTVMDLSTGRHIHTTRDWILRNSPVPIGTVPLYQALEKVGGVAEELSWAIFRDTLIEQAEQGVDYFTIHAGLRLPFIHLTTKRRTGIVSRGGSILAKWCITHHQENFLYTHFEEICEIMKAYDVSFSLGDGLRPGSGADANDEAQFAELRTLGELTQIAWQHDVQTMIEGPGHVPMHLIQANMDEQLKHCHEAPFYTLGPLTIDIAPGYDHIASAIGAAMIGWMGTSMLCYVTPKEHLGLPDRDDVKQGLMAYKIAAHAADVAKGHPGARARDDAMSKARFEFRWNDQFALGLDPDTAREYHDETLPKDSSKHAHFCSMCGPKFCSMKITQDVRDYAAARGLDEGAALTQGLAEKSAEFKARGGEIYIPVHPV